One part of the Malus sylvestris chromosome 2, drMalSylv7.2, whole genome shotgun sequence genome encodes these proteins:
- the LOC126601703 gene encoding short-chain dehydrogenase ptmH-like — MSTSDSKVVLVTGCAKGGIGYEYCKAFAEQKCIVFATDILHRMNDIDLSPSKYIDTLELDVSSDESVALAVKTIISKYGRIDVLVNNAGIGSTGPLAELPLETIRRAWEINTLGQLRLVQQVVPYMASQRRGSIVNIGSVVGKVPTPWAGSYCASKAAVHAMSNTLRVELKPFGIDVVLVMPGAVRSNFGSANVERLGGQDWKLYKEFKEAIAERARASQGRKATDGGVFARHVAQKVLRPRPPKVISFGHMTGLFAVLSWSPLWVRDIFFSTRFKLHKKL; from the coding sequence ATGAGTACTTCTGACTCTAAAGTTGTTCTAGTCACAGGTTGTGCCAAAGGTGGCATTGGCTATGAGTACTGTAAGGCTTTCGCCGAGCAGAAATGCATCGTCTTTGCCACCGACATCTTACACCGCATGAACGACATAGACTTAAGTCCTTCAAAATACATTGACACACTTGAGCTTGATGTGTCTTCAGACGAAAGTGTCGCATTGGCCGTAAAGACGATTATTTCCAAGTATGGCCGCATCGACGTTCTTGTTAATAATGCCGGAATAGGAAGCACCGGACCTCTCGCCGAGCTTCCGTTAGAGACTATAAGAAGGGCTTGGGAGATTAACACGCTTGGGCAACTGAGACTTGTACAACAAGTGGTGCCATACATGGCATCACAGCGCAGAGGCAGCATTGTAAATATCGGAAGCGTTGTGGGCAAAGTGCCAACACCATGGGCAGGGTCTTATTGTGCAAGCAAGGCAGCAGTGCATGCAATGTCAAATACTTTAAGGGTTGAACTGAAGCCGTTTGGTATTGATGTTGTGCTGGTTATGCCTGGGGCagttagatcaaattttgggAGTGCAAATGTAGAGAGGTTGGGCGGTCAGGATTGGAAACTATATAAGGAGTTTAAGGAGGCCATTGCTGAGAGAGCCAGGGCTTCTCAAGGAAGAAAAGCAACGGATGGTGGTGTGTTTGCTAGGCATGTTGCACAGAAAGTTTTGAGGCCCAGACCACCAAAGGTTATTAGTTTTGGTCACATGACTGGTTTGTTTGCTGTGCTTTCTTGGTCTCCTCTTTGGGTGAGAGATATCTTCTTCTCAACTCGATTCAAATTACATAAGAAGCTATAA